A genomic region of Syntrophales bacterium contains the following coding sequences:
- a CDS encoding portal protein yields MKKEDKDILDLAKERYKIACEGWDDVYKEASNDLKFVYDIDEGQWPPQIRAARERDGRPVTTVNKLQKFVRQLRGDLQQNRPRVKVIPVDDKGDVQMAELYSGLIRQIEYLSSAEIAYDTGYMHAVSCSVGYFRLITQFGENSFDQDIYIKRILNPLSVRLDPSAVEFTFEDAKYGFIEELVDKKEFKKLYPKAAVTDFEGKKSLFGDWLYKDKVRVVEYFYKEPVEKKLVQLSTREVIELGGEVTKEDIEAKGFTIVQERTEQAHQVKWCRMNGAEVLEKADWAGKYIPIIPVLGDEIVVEGKKYYLSLARGAKGPQEMYNYWADLSIKTMICTPNGWDTLENIHIGDSVFDEKGKPCKVIGESPTLNKEKSYKVMFSNGSFVVASADHLWTVNRGSECGKVIQTRDIDIDNDSISLTEPLDLPEKELKIPPYVLGLWLSDGNSRYTEIFAHKKTVDELAGYLVADGCILSPKRIACKETETYGLYMRGIRKYFVNYGLLNNKHIPTDYLRASHMQRLELLRGLMDGDGSCRSGHQVRFASKSNQLASDFSELLYTLGLKGNYNQDKDGINHFYFTAYMPVFKLKYKLERQITGRKKNEKQSCRYRIVFIEEIEGIPTKCITVDSPNSLFLAGDGMIPTHNTSATETVALAPKSPF; encoded by the coding sequence ATGAAAAAGGAAGACAAAGATATACTCGATCTGGCAAAAGAACGTTACAAGATTGCCTGTGAAGGATGGGACGACGTCTACAAAGAAGCATCGAACGACCTTAAATTTGTTTATGATATTGACGAGGGGCAATGGCCACCTCAAATACGAGCCGCCAGGGAAAGGGATGGCAGGCCTGTTACCACTGTAAACAAGTTACAGAAGTTTGTCCGGCAGTTGAGGGGGGATTTACAGCAGAACCGTCCACGTGTGAAAGTCATTCCGGTAGACGACAAGGGCGACGTTCAAATGGCTGAACTGTATAGTGGGTTAATCAGGCAGATTGAATATCTGAGTTCGGCCGAAATTGCCTACGATACAGGGTATATGCACGCCGTTTCGTGTTCAGTAGGGTATTTCAGGCTTATTACACAATTTGGCGAGAACAGTTTTGACCAGGACATTTACATTAAGAGAATTTTAAATCCGTTATCGGTACGGCTTGACCCATCAGCGGTAGAATTTACGTTTGAGGATGCGAAATATGGTTTTATCGAGGAATTAGTTGATAAAAAAGAGTTCAAGAAACTCTATCCGAAAGCTGCTGTAACCGATTTTGAGGGGAAGAAGTCTTTATTCGGGGACTGGTTATATAAGGACAAGGTCAGGGTAGTTGAATATTTTTATAAGGAACCCGTTGAGAAAAAATTAGTGCAGTTGTCAACCAGAGAGGTCATTGAACTGGGCGGGGAAGTCACTAAAGAAGATATTGAGGCAAAAGGGTTTACTATTGTACAGGAAAGAACCGAGCAGGCCCATCAGGTAAAGTGGTGCAGGATGAACGGGGCGGAAGTCCTGGAAAAAGCTGACTGGGCAGGTAAGTACATTCCAATTATTCCGGTTCTCGGTGATGAAATCGTAGTTGAAGGGAAGAAATATTATTTGTCTCTGGCAAGGGGGGCGAAGGGGCCGCAGGAGATGTACAATTACTGGGCGGATTTATCAATAAAAACAATGATATGCACACCCAACGGGTGGGATACTTTAGAAAATATACATATTGGAGATTCTGTCTTTGATGAGAAGGGTAAACCCTGTAAGGTGATCGGCGAAAGTCCGACATTAAACAAGGAAAAATCTTATAAGGTCATGTTTAGTAACGGTTCCTTTGTCGTGGCAAGTGCAGACCATCTTTGGACGGTAAACCGTGGTTCAGAATGCGGAAAAGTAATACAAACAAGAGATATTGATATTGATAACGACTCTATCTCATTAACAGAACCCTTGGATTTACCTGAAAAGGAATTGAAGATTCCTCCGTATGTGCTTGGGTTATGGTTATCGGATGGCAATTCAAGATACACTGAAATTTTCGCCCACAAGAAAACGGTTGATGAGTTGGCTGGATATTTAGTTGCCGATGGTTGTATCCTTAGTCCTAAAAGGATTGCGTGCAAAGAAACCGAAACATATGGTCTTTATATGAGGGGAATTCGTAAATATTTTGTTAATTATGGACTTTTGAATAATAAACATATCCCCACTGATTATTTAAGAGCCTCCCATATGCAAAGACTGGAACTTTTAAGGGGACTAATGGATGGGGATGGTTCTTGTAGAAGCGGGCATCAGGTAAGATTTGCGAGCAAAAGTAACCAGTTGGCATCTGATTTTTCAGAATTATTGTATACGTTAGGACTAAAAGGAAATTATAATCAAGATAAAGATGGGATAAATCATTTTTACTTTACCGCATATATGCCTGTATTCAAATTAAAATATAAGTTAGAACGCCAAATAACAGGCAGGAAGAAAAACGAAAAACAATCTTGTCGTTATAGAATCGTTTTCATAGAAGAAATAGAAGGGATTCCTACAAAATGCATAACTGTAGATAGTCCCAACTCTTTATTCTTAGCGGGTGATGGCATGATTCCTACTCACAACACATCCGCGACTGAGACAGTTGCCCTTGCCCCGAAAAGTCCCTTCA